One region of Drosophila subobscura isolate 14011-0131.10 chromosome J, UCBerk_Dsub_1.0, whole genome shotgun sequence genomic DNA includes:
- the LOC117894904 gene encoding uncharacterized protein LOC117894904 has protein sequence MDEVFSLHMEKLDVYDVLLLAGILSVIILICI, from the exons ATGGACGAAGTCTTCAGCCTGCACATGGAAAAGCTGGACGTCTATGACG ttCTCCTTCTGGCTGGCATACTCTccgtaattattttaatttgtatttag
- the LOC117894903 gene encoding CCAAT/enhancer-binding protein gamma has product MPARRRTAAAAASSSKDGESPMSPQSDDPAYQMKRKKNNEAVQRTREKTKKSAEARKERIEKLKRENEQLKVKIKSGKKHIATLRELIIQGEKTEDHHRIIQEILGAPDSGDDDEDDDDDPSS; this is encoded by the exons ATGCCAGCCAGAAGGAGaactgcggcggcggcagcgtcgAGCAGCAAAGACGGGGAATCGCCGATGAGTCCGCAATCCGATGATCCCGCATaccaaatgaaaagaaaaaagaacaatgAG GCAGTGCAGCGCACACGCGAAAAGACAAAGAAGTCGGCCGAGGCCCGCAAGGAGCGCATCGAGAAGTTGAAACGGGAGAACGAGCAGCTCAAGGTGAAGATTAAGTCGGGAAAGAAGCACATAGCCACGCTGCGCGAGCTGATCATACAGGGCGAGAAGACGGAGGATCATCATCGCATCATACAGGAGATTTTGGGTGCCCCCGACTctggcgacgacgacgaggatgacgacgatgatccCAGCAGTTAG
- the LOC117894900 gene encoding nedd8-activating enzyme E1 regulatory subunit, with protein MSSPAPKSPELSDKSKKYDRQIRLWGEHGQTLLEAATVCLVNVTAVGCETAKGLVLPGIGGFTVADGSTVKEEDLGNNFFLDASYIGKSKALACKQLLQELNPDVNGDYVDESVDYLLENRPNFFDSFDLVIASNLNEKTLLLLSNRLWESNVPLLYCRSLGMMGTIRLQIREHCIVEAHPDNPQFDLRLDQPFHALQEHLNSTEVTSKVPWLLVLYKYLRVWQKEQPDGHKAPNNYKEKNQLREVIRKEMKADEENHEEAIKAVNTAFGAGTVPSALKAIFEDEACELLTKKSNIFWIMAKALKSFLIHDNNGNLPLPGVLPDMTANTDSYIALQNIYRQQALQDADQVYHKCQDYLKQLSLPPDTIDERSVRLFCREAAGLTVMRGTRIAEEYERNSRLLPLMEENEVQDNLTAYNFALRAYERFLSECGHIPGECTAEQDIGRLKTIAGKMLGDLGTHATISDDVLHEICRYGGAELHAVSAFIGGCAAQEVIKIVTKQYKPIDNTFIYNAVSTESVTLKL; from the exons ATGTCTTCGCCCGCACCAAAGTCGCCGGAATTGTCcgataaaagcaaaaaatatgACAGACAAATCAG GCTTTGGGGCGAGCATGGACAGACGCTGCTTGAGGCGGCAACCGTTTGCTTGGTGAACGTGACTGCTGTCGGCTGTGAAACAGCCAAGGGGCTTGTGCTGCCCGGCATCGGGGGATTTACGGTGGCCGACGGTAGCACCGTCAAGGAGGAGGATCTGGGCAACAA TTTCTTCCTGGATGCCAGCTATATTGGCAAGTCGAAGGCGTTGGCAtgcaaacagctgctgcaggagctcaATCCTGATGTCAACGGTGATTATGTGGACGAAAGTGTGGACTATCTTCTGGAAAATCGTCCGAATTTCTTCGACAGCTTTGACCTGGTGATTGCCTCGAACCTGAATGAGAAaactttgctgttgctttcgAACCGCCTGTGGGAGTCGAACGTGCCGCTGCTGTACTGCCGCTCGCTGGGCATGATGGGCACCATACGCCTACAGATTCGTGAACATTGCATTGTGGAGGCCCATCCGGACAATCCGCAGTTCGATTTGCGTCTGGACCAACCGTTCCACGCATTGCAAGAGCATTTGAACAGCACAGAGGTAACCAGCAAGGTGccctggctgctggtgctatACAAATACCTCAGAGTCtggcagaaggagcagccggATGGCCACAAGGCGCCCAACAACTACAAAGAGAAGAACCAACTGCGTGAAGTAATCAGAAAGGAGATGAAGGCAGATGAGGAGAACCACGAGGAGGCCATCAAGGCGGTCAACACAGCGTTCGGTGCAGGCACAGTGCCGTCAGCACTCAAAGCCATATTCGAGGATGAGGCCTGCGAGCTGCTGACCAAGAAG AGCAACATCTTCTGGATCATGGCCAAGGCACTGAAGAGCTTTCTAATACACGATAACAATGGAAATCTGCCCTTGCCTGGAGTACTGCCTGACATGACGGCCAACACGGACTCGTACATCGCTCTGCAGAACATCTATCGCCAGCAGGCGCTGCAGGATGCCGATCAGGTGTACCACAAGTGCCAGGACTACCTCAAGCAGCTCTCCCTGCCACCAGACACCATTGATGAGCGCAGCGTGCGATTGTTTTGCCGTGAGGCTGCCGGTCTTACGGTTATGCGTGGCACACGCATTGCCGAGGAGTACGAGAGAAACAGCCGCCTGTTGCCATTGA TGGAGGAAAATGAGGTGCAGGACAATCTTACCGCCTACAACTTTGCCCTGCGCGCCTATGAGCGTTTCCTCAGCGAATGCGGCCACATTCCAGGCGAGTGCACTGCCGAGCAGGACATTGGACGCCTAAAGACGATCGCTGGCAAAATGCTAGGCGATTTGGGCACACATGCGACCATCAGCGATGATGTGCTGCATGAGATTTGTCGCTATGGCGGCGCCGAGCTGCATGCCGTCTCTGCGTTCATTG GTGGCTGTGCTGCCCAGGAGGTCATCAAGATTGTTACCAAACAATACAAGCCCATTGATAATACTTTTATTTACAATGCTGTAAGCACCGAAAGTGTCACATTGAAGTTGTAA
- the LOC117894901 gene encoding elongation of very long chain fatty acids protein 4 isoform X2 — protein MSFNGSTKIGFPGIGSYPYPFAELADERTRTWPLVESPWNAAILLALYLLMVRYAPKWMARYKPLQLRGPLFCHNLAMALLNAHICLELFTASRALNYSISCQPCRVSHSPHEMRIAAAFWWFYISKILEFADTAFFILRQKWSQLSFLHVYHHSTMFAMCWIVVKWIPTGSTFLPAMMNSFVHIIMYGYYALSVLGPRIQPYLWWKRHLTALQLVQFAIGLAWGSQAIIQRCEYHTWVSLTGVAYMLTFLYLFGRFYAQKYRVAAAAAAVKHLKYTE, from the exons ATGTCGTTCAATGGCAGCACGAAAATTGGTTTCCCCGGCATTGGCAGCTATCCGTATCCATTTGCGGAGCTGGCGGATGAGCGCACACGGACGTGGCCGCTGGTGGAGTCGCCTTGGAATGCAGCCATCCTGCTGGCCTTGTATTTGCTGATGGTGCGCTATGCACCGAAATGGATGGCCAG GTACAAACCGTTGCAGCTGCGCGGCCCATTGTTCTGCCACAACCTGGCCATGGCCCTGCTGAATGCCCACATATGCCTGGAGCTTTTTACGGCGTCGCGAGCCCTCAACTATAGCATCAGCTGTCAGCCGTGTCGGGTGAGCCATAGCCCCCATGAAATGCGT ATTGCCGCGGCCTTTTGGTGGTTCTACATCTCGAAAATTCTCGAATTTGCCGACACGGCCTTTTTCATCTTGCGCCAGAAGTGGTCGCAGTTGAGCTTCCTGCATGTCTACCATCACAGCACCATGTTTGCCATGTGCTGGATCGTTGTCAAGTGGATACCAACCGGCTCGA CCTTTCTGCCTGCGATGATGAACTCCTTCGTGCACATCATTATGTACGGCTATTACGCGCTGAGTGTGCTGGGACCCCGCATCCAGCCGTATCTTTGGTGGAAGCGACACTTGACTGCCCTGCAGCTGGTGCAGTTTGCcattggcctggcctggggcTCGCAGGCCATTATCCAGAGATGCGAATACCACACTTGGGTCAGTCTCACCGGCGTCGCCTACATGCTGACGTTTCTCTACCTCTTTGGCCGTTTCTATGCCCAAAAGTACAGGgtagcagcggcggcagcagcagtcaagcATCTTAAGTACACGGAATAA
- the LOC117894901 gene encoding elongation of very long chain fatty acids protein 4 isoform X1: protein MSFNGSTKIGFPGIGSYPYPFAELADERTRTWPLVESPWNAAILLALYLLMVRYAPKWMARYKPLQLRGPLFCHNLAMALLNAHICLELFTASRALNYSISCQPCRVSHSPHEMRIAAAFWWFYISKILEFADTAFFILRQKWSQLSFLHVYHHSTMFAMCWIVVKWIPTGSSESHTTNLILLLSVSVCLHSLSACDDELLRAHHYVRLLRAECAGTPHPAVSLVEATLDCPAAGAVCHWPGLGLAGHYPEMRIPHLGQSHRRRLHADVSLPLWPFLCPKVQGSSGGSSSQAS, encoded by the exons ATGTCGTTCAATGGCAGCACGAAAATTGGTTTCCCCGGCATTGGCAGCTATCCGTATCCATTTGCGGAGCTGGCGGATGAGCGCACACGGACGTGGCCGCTGGTGGAGTCGCCTTGGAATGCAGCCATCCTGCTGGCCTTGTATTTGCTGATGGTGCGCTATGCACCGAAATGGATGGCCAG GTACAAACCGTTGCAGCTGCGCGGCCCATTGTTCTGCCACAACCTGGCCATGGCCCTGCTGAATGCCCACATATGCCTGGAGCTTTTTACGGCGTCGCGAGCCCTCAACTATAGCATCAGCTGTCAGCCGTGTCGGGTGAGCCATAGCCCCCATGAAATGCGT ATTGCCGCGGCCTTTTGGTGGTTCTACATCTCGAAAATTCTCGAATTTGCCGACACGGCCTTTTTCATCTTGCGCCAGAAGTGGTCGCAGTTGAGCTTCCTGCATGTCTACCATCACAGCACCATGTTTGCCATGTGCTGGATCGTTGTCAAGTGGATACCAACCGGCTCGAGTGAGTCTCACACCACAAACCTCATCCTCCTGctgtctgtatctgtctgCCTCCACAGCCTTTCTGCCTGCGATGATGAACTCCTTCGTGCACATCATTATGTACGGCTATTACGCGCTGAGTGTGCTGGGACCCCGCATCCAGCCGTATCTTTGGTGGAAGCGACACTTGACTGCCCTGCAGCTGGTGCAGTTTGCcattggcctggcctggggcTCGCAGGCCATTATCCAGAGATGCGAATACCACACTTGGGTCAGTCTCACCGGCGTCGCCTACATGCTGACGTTTCTCTACCTCTTTGGCCGTTTCTATGCCCAAAAGTACAGGgtagcagcggcggcagcagcagtcaagcATCTTAA
- the LOC117895784 gene encoding mediator of RNA polymerase II transcription subunit 15 isoform X2: protein MIQGLYYRKLLENLCCCFLVNEQKLDEKNKTNNCLNHCLCSIEKADNNRSSMRSNSQPARRPANAEGGGTTRPRHCSSNGPRWIALDTSQRPKCHGNRKADQTLDSRPRFVQAVESLSFEIQRTTRIARLPLTQQHQTQVPMQPSCPSTCQAYPKSEREALPNSTFQSTQPNRTMNESSGLESNYGEWQQRQQQPLPPQAKPPPASFSLYNNECYSTFEPELNSTKLDPGDFREDRRAECNGNQSARYSESFGQPPQQQQQQQQAESSNRFKPNPNTAMMGPVDRLNRCQPQCIRELCGRPQQPKPICGADSFGPPQQQQQQQQLQQQRLQQEQQQQQELQAAYALLHNEETSDTYDLDFKSTNFGTDHCRDDCSSECSRNATNQCFGPPSQQLQPQQPQLQAAYALMHNDETSDTFEPVLHSSILHVERCEPQCNRVLCTRPQQPQAVRGAERFGSPPPPQQQQQQQRHIKQLVGKNPLSHNDATSDRFPDRSTAPCTAECSQNTMHQSTRYPESFRPSPQLQPDPVNCVETCWGECSQITMKQSARQPETLRSPQQQQKSANYSNLHSQDNIETFKPELCSTMIAAEDEEETCVPTCTGSCSLLPPSTRSPAAVGQKSTQASAEYPRCAQVVSCGTSTHNNLSYQQQSTSTNHPVFGHQSQQTSQHYQRPLSPERSQAEQSRYPEMQFRDGTPMSQPAYCHSQLRNQTQGPQHSDEIFQDVKPMQGPSCCRNEGCPMNRMGNTPEDQRSMSQRAACCLNQMCPMNQRSTCCKNEMCPMNQSAPYQSVTPEDQRGMNQRPTCCQNQMCPMNQRASCCQNEDCPTNASSLYQSLASDSMDQEYSCPANLTMPQGHSTPSKGAAPQQITQGSGPSCKSQASYAAQYNQHGGASTSLPSQSVTYGSHSDKYNADATITLRFGGAASDQSIMAKPVPYGGQAPSMDFTYPLDASSSSEGTFMCQPSAADERLAQRTRDLYFEAMVKESCCNDVIQRTLNGRENFNERSYVIAFAGQLPQKLGLVDPLTLLEAIKMRIEYERGEIRKNYGSEADFSQSRPACQRPVIYSEDIDQHFRSKNQSEVNQSLCAYLKAENEYRKTHSDLNDTDFSANVNSFETKFFNDSIRMNIYSATTEPND, encoded by the exons tAAACGAACAGAAACTAGACGAGAAAAACAAGACGAACAACTGCCTTAACCACTGCCTGTGTTCCATCGAAAAGGCAGACAACAATCGATCCTCAATGCGCTCTAACTCGCAGCCCGCTCGGAGACCTGCGAATGCAGAGGGCGGCGGCACCACCCGGCCAAGA cactgcagcagcaatgggCCACGATGGATTGCGTTGGACACGTCACAGAGACCCAAGTGCCATGGCAATCGAAAAGCAGACCAGACATTGGACAGTCGACCTCGCTTTGTGCAGGCCGTGGAGTCGTTGAGTTTCGAGATacaaagaacaacaagaatTGCGCGTTTACCACTGACACAGCAGCATCAGACGCAGGTGCCCATGCAACCAAGT TGTCCGAGCACCTGCCAGGCCTATCcgaagagcgaaagagaggccTTGCCGAACAGCACCTTTCAGAGTACACAACCCAATCGCACAATGAACGAGAGTTCGGGGCTCGAATCGAACTATGGTgagtggcagcagaggcaacaacaaccgcTGCCGCCTCAGGCCAAACCACCTCCGGCATCTTTTTCACTGTACAACAATGAATGCTACAGCACATTT GAACCCGAACTCAATAGCACGAAGCTGGATCCTGGCGATTTCCGGGAAGACCGTAGGGCAGAGTGCAATGGCAACCAGTCGGCGCGATATTCAGAGTCTTTTGGACaaccgccgcagcagcaacagcagcagcagcaggcggagagcagcaacagattt AAACCTAATCCTAATACGGCGATGATGGGTCCAGTGGATCGCCTGAACCGCTGTCAACCGCAGTGCATTCGTGAGCTCTGTGGTCGCccacagcagccaaagccaatctGCGGTGCAGATTCTTTTGGTCctccacagcaacagcagcagcagcagcagctacagcagcagaggttgcaacaggaacagcagcagcaacaagagctGCAGGCTGCATATGCCTTGCTGCACAACGAGGAGACCAGCGACACCTAC GACCTCGATTTCAAGAGCACAAACTTCGGTACTGACCATTGTCGTGACGACTGCAGCTCAGAGTGCAGTCGCAACGCCACGAATCAGTGCTTTGGTCCTCcgtcgcagcagctgcagccgcaacAGCCGCAACTGCAGGCAGCCTACGCCCTGATGCACAACGACGAGACCAGCGACACATTT GAACCCGTGCTCCATAGCTCGATACTTCATGTGGAGCGCTGTGAGCCACAGTGCAATCGAGTGCTTTGTACGCGACCACAGCAACCACAGGCGGTGCGGGGAGCAGAGCGTTTtggttctcctcctcctccgcagcagcaacagcagcagcagaggcataTTAAACAGCTGGTGGGAAAGAATCCCTTGAGTCACAATGATGCAACCAGCGACAGATTT CCCGATCGCAGTACAGCTCCCTGTACGGCAGAGTGCTCTCAAAACACCATGCACCAGTCGACACGGTATCCAGAGTCCTTTAGGCCATcgccacagctgcagcccgaTCCTGTGAATTGCGTGGAAACCTGTTGGGGAGAGTGCAGTCAAATCACCATGAAACAGTCGGCCCGGCAGCCAGAAACCTTAAGatccccgcagcagcagcaaaagtcgGCAAATTATTCTAACCTGCACAGCCAAGACAACATTGAAACATTT AAGCCAGAGCTCTGTAGCACGATGATTGCTGCGGAGGATGAAGAGGAAACCTGTGTGCCAACTTGCACGGGAAGCTGTAGCCTCCTGCCGCCGTCGACGAGGAgtccagctgctgttggtcAAAAG TCCACGCAAGCTTCGGCCGAGTATCCGCGTTGCGCGCAGGTTGTGAGCTGTGGCACCTCCACACATAATAATTTGAGCTACCAGCAACAGTCAACATCCACGAATCATCCTGTTTTTGGCCACCAATCTCAGCAGACTAGCCAGCAT TATCAGCGGCCATTATCGCCTGAGAGATCTCAAGCGGAGCAGAGTCGATAT CCGGAGATGCAATTCAGAGACGGTACACCTATGAGCCAGCCAGCGTATTGTCATTCGCAGCTTAGGAATCAAACCCAGGGGCCACAGCAT TCTGATGAAATCTTCCAGGATGTAAAACCCATGCAGGGGCCAAGCTGTTGCAGGAACGAAGGCTGTCCCATGAATCGGATGGGCAACACTCCCGAAGATCAGCGTAGCATGAGCCAGAGAGCAGCCTGTTGTCTGAATCAAATGTGTCCCATGAACCAGAGGTCAACCTGTTGTAAGAACGAAATGTGCCCCATGAACCAAAGTGCACCATATCAGAGTGTGACACCTGAAGATCAGCGTGGCATGAACCAGAGGCCAACCTGTTGTCAGAATCAGATGTGTCCCATGAACCAGAGAGCATCCTGTTGTCAGAACGAAGATTGCCCCACAAATGCGAGTTCACTTTATCAGAGCCTTGCATCAGATTCCATGGATCAAGAGTACAGCTGTCCAGCAAATCTGACCATGCCACAGGGGCACAGTACGCCATCCAAAGGCGCAGCACCGCAACAAATTACCCAAGGCAGTGGTCCCTCCTGCAAGTCCCAAGCCTCATATGCAGCTCAGTACAACCAGCACGGCGGTGCCAGCACGAGTCTGCCATCGCAGAGTGTTACGTACGGCAGTCATTCCGACAAATACAATGCAGATGCAACAATAACACTGAGATTCGGTGGTGCTGCTAGCGATCAGAGCATTATGGCAAAGCCCGTGCCATATGGCGGTCAGGCGCCTTCCATGGACTTTACCTATCCACTCGATGCAAGTTCTTCCTCGGAA GGGACTTTCATGTGCCAACCCAGCGCAGCAGACGAACGGCTTGCCCAGCGCACCAGGGACTTGTACTTTGAGGCGATGGTGAAGGAGAGCTGCTGCAATGATGTCATACAACGGACCCTCAATGGTCGCGAGAACTTCAACGAGCGTTCGTATGTGATTGCGTTCGCTGGTCAGCTGCCGCAGAAGCTGGGCCTAGTCGATCCCCTGACCCTGCTGGAGGCCATCAAGATGCGCATCGAGTATGAGCGCGGGGAGATACGCAAGAACTATGGCAGTGAGGCAGATTTCAGCCAAAGTCGGCCAGCCTGCCAGCGGCCAGTGATCTATAGCGAAGACATTGACCAGCACTTTAGGTCCAAGAACCAATCCGAAGTCAATCAGAGTTTGTGCGCCTACTTGAAGGCCGAGAATGAGTATCGCAAAACTCACTCGGATTTG AATGACACAGATTTTAGTGCAAATGTAAATTCATTCGAGACAAAATTCTTTAATGACAGCATTcgtatgaatatttattcGGCCACAACGGAACCAAATGATTGA
- the LOC117895784 gene encoding mediator of RNA polymerase II transcription subunit 15 isoform X1 yields MIQGLYYRKLLENLCCCFLVNEQKLDEKNKTNNCLNHCLCSIEKADNNRSSMRSNSQPARRPANAEGGGTTRPRHCSSNGPRWIALDTSQRPKCHGNRKADQTLDSRPRFVQAVESLSFEIQRTTRIARLPLTQQHQTQVPMQPSCPSTCQAYPKSEREALPNSTFQSTQPNRTMNESSGLESNYGEWQQRQQQPLPPQAKPPPASFSLYNNECYSTFEPELNSTKLDPGDFREDRRAECNGNQSARYSESFGQPPQQQQQQQQAESSNRFKPNPNTAMMGPVDRLNRCQPQCIRELCGRPQQPKPICGADSFGPPQQQQQQQQLQQQRLQQEQQQQQELQAAYALLHNEETSDTYDLDFKSTNFGTDHCRDDCSSECSRNATNQCFGPPSQQLQPQQPQLQAAYALMHNDETSDTFEPVLHSSILHVERCEPQCNRVLCTRPQQPQAVRGAERFGSPPPPQQQQQQQRHIKQLVGKNPLSHNDATSDRFPDRSTAPCTAECSQNTMHQSTRYPESFRPSPQLQPDPVNCVETCWGECSQITMKQSARQPETLRSPQQQQKSANYSNLHSQDNIETFKPELCSTMIAAEDEEETCVPTCTGSCSLLPPSTRSPAAVGQKSTQASAEYPRCAQVVSCGTSTHNNLSYQQQSTSTNHPVFGHQSQQTSQHYQRPLSPERSQAEQSRYQPEMQFRDGTPMSQPAYCHSQLRNQTQGPQHSDEIFQDVKPMQGPSCCRNEGCPMNRMGNTPEDQRSMSQRAACCLNQMCPMNQRSTCCKNEMCPMNQSAPYQSVTPEDQRGMNQRPTCCQNQMCPMNQRASCCQNEDCPTNASSLYQSLASDSMDQEYSCPANLTMPQGHSTPSKGAAPQQITQGSGPSCKSQASYAAQYNQHGGASTSLPSQSVTYGSHSDKYNADATITLRFGGAASDQSIMAKPVPYGGQAPSMDFTYPLDASSSSEGTFMCQPSAADERLAQRTRDLYFEAMVKESCCNDVIQRTLNGRENFNERSYVIAFAGQLPQKLGLVDPLTLLEAIKMRIEYERGEIRKNYGSEADFSQSRPACQRPVIYSEDIDQHFRSKNQSEVNQSLCAYLKAENEYRKTHSDLNDTDFSANVNSFETKFFNDSIRMNIYSATTEPND; encoded by the exons tAAACGAACAGAAACTAGACGAGAAAAACAAGACGAACAACTGCCTTAACCACTGCCTGTGTTCCATCGAAAAGGCAGACAACAATCGATCCTCAATGCGCTCTAACTCGCAGCCCGCTCGGAGACCTGCGAATGCAGAGGGCGGCGGCACCACCCGGCCAAGA cactgcagcagcaatgggCCACGATGGATTGCGTTGGACACGTCACAGAGACCCAAGTGCCATGGCAATCGAAAAGCAGACCAGACATTGGACAGTCGACCTCGCTTTGTGCAGGCCGTGGAGTCGTTGAGTTTCGAGATacaaagaacaacaagaatTGCGCGTTTACCACTGACACAGCAGCATCAGACGCAGGTGCCCATGCAACCAAGT TGTCCGAGCACCTGCCAGGCCTATCcgaagagcgaaagagaggccTTGCCGAACAGCACCTTTCAGAGTACACAACCCAATCGCACAATGAACGAGAGTTCGGGGCTCGAATCGAACTATGGTgagtggcagcagaggcaacaacaaccgcTGCCGCCTCAGGCCAAACCACCTCCGGCATCTTTTTCACTGTACAACAATGAATGCTACAGCACATTT GAACCCGAACTCAATAGCACGAAGCTGGATCCTGGCGATTTCCGGGAAGACCGTAGGGCAGAGTGCAATGGCAACCAGTCGGCGCGATATTCAGAGTCTTTTGGACaaccgccgcagcagcaacagcagcagcagcaggcggagagcagcaacagattt AAACCTAATCCTAATACGGCGATGATGGGTCCAGTGGATCGCCTGAACCGCTGTCAACCGCAGTGCATTCGTGAGCTCTGTGGTCGCccacagcagccaaagccaatctGCGGTGCAGATTCTTTTGGTCctccacagcaacagcagcagcagcagcagctacagcagcagaggttgcaacaggaacagcagcagcaacaagagctGCAGGCTGCATATGCCTTGCTGCACAACGAGGAGACCAGCGACACCTAC GACCTCGATTTCAAGAGCACAAACTTCGGTACTGACCATTGTCGTGACGACTGCAGCTCAGAGTGCAGTCGCAACGCCACGAATCAGTGCTTTGGTCCTCcgtcgcagcagctgcagccgcaacAGCCGCAACTGCAGGCAGCCTACGCCCTGATGCACAACGACGAGACCAGCGACACATTT GAACCCGTGCTCCATAGCTCGATACTTCATGTGGAGCGCTGTGAGCCACAGTGCAATCGAGTGCTTTGTACGCGACCACAGCAACCACAGGCGGTGCGGGGAGCAGAGCGTTTtggttctcctcctcctccgcagcagcaacagcagcagcagaggcataTTAAACAGCTGGTGGGAAAGAATCCCTTGAGTCACAATGATGCAACCAGCGACAGATTT CCCGATCGCAGTACAGCTCCCTGTACGGCAGAGTGCTCTCAAAACACCATGCACCAGTCGACACGGTATCCAGAGTCCTTTAGGCCATcgccacagctgcagcccgaTCCTGTGAATTGCGTGGAAACCTGTTGGGGAGAGTGCAGTCAAATCACCATGAAACAGTCGGCCCGGCAGCCAGAAACCTTAAGatccccgcagcagcagcaaaagtcgGCAAATTATTCTAACCTGCACAGCCAAGACAACATTGAAACATTT AAGCCAGAGCTCTGTAGCACGATGATTGCTGCGGAGGATGAAGAGGAAACCTGTGTGCCAACTTGCACGGGAAGCTGTAGCCTCCTGCCGCCGTCGACGAGGAgtccagctgctgttggtcAAAAG TCCACGCAAGCTTCGGCCGAGTATCCGCGTTGCGCGCAGGTTGTGAGCTGTGGCACCTCCACACATAATAATTTGAGCTACCAGCAACAGTCAACATCCACGAATCATCCTGTTTTTGGCCACCAATCTCAGCAGACTAGCCAGCAT TATCAGCGGCCATTATCGCCTGAGAGATCTCAAGCGGAGCAGAGTCGATAT CAGCCGGAGATGCAATTCAGAGACGGTACACCTATGAGCCAGCCAGCGTATTGTCATTCGCAGCTTAGGAATCAAACCCAGGGGCCACAGCAT TCTGATGAAATCTTCCAGGATGTAAAACCCATGCAGGGGCCAAGCTGTTGCAGGAACGAAGGCTGTCCCATGAATCGGATGGGCAACACTCCCGAAGATCAGCGTAGCATGAGCCAGAGAGCAGCCTGTTGTCTGAATCAAATGTGTCCCATGAACCAGAGGTCAACCTGTTGTAAGAACGAAATGTGCCCCATGAACCAAAGTGCACCATATCAGAGTGTGACACCTGAAGATCAGCGTGGCATGAACCAGAGGCCAACCTGTTGTCAGAATCAGATGTGTCCCATGAACCAGAGAGCATCCTGTTGTCAGAACGAAGATTGCCCCACAAATGCGAGTTCACTTTATCAGAGCCTTGCATCAGATTCCATGGATCAAGAGTACAGCTGTCCAGCAAATCTGACCATGCCACAGGGGCACAGTACGCCATCCAAAGGCGCAGCACCGCAACAAATTACCCAAGGCAGTGGTCCCTCCTGCAAGTCCCAAGCCTCATATGCAGCTCAGTACAACCAGCACGGCGGTGCCAGCACGAGTCTGCCATCGCAGAGTGTTACGTACGGCAGTCATTCCGACAAATACAATGCAGATGCAACAATAACACTGAGATTCGGTGGTGCTGCTAGCGATCAGAGCATTATGGCAAAGCCCGTGCCATATGGCGGTCAGGCGCCTTCCATGGACTTTACCTATCCACTCGATGCAAGTTCTTCCTCGGAA GGGACTTTCATGTGCCAACCCAGCGCAGCAGACGAACGGCTTGCCCAGCGCACCAGGGACTTGTACTTTGAGGCGATGGTGAAGGAGAGCTGCTGCAATGATGTCATACAACGGACCCTCAATGGTCGCGAGAACTTCAACGAGCGTTCGTATGTGATTGCGTTCGCTGGTCAGCTGCCGCAGAAGCTGGGCCTAGTCGATCCCCTGACCCTGCTGGAGGCCATCAAGATGCGCATCGAGTATGAGCGCGGGGAGATACGCAAGAACTATGGCAGTGAGGCAGATTTCAGCCAAAGTCGGCCAGCCTGCCAGCGGCCAGTGATCTATAGCGAAGACATTGACCAGCACTTTAGGTCCAAGAACCAATCCGAAGTCAATCAGAGTTTGTGCGCCTACTTGAAGGCCGAGAATGAGTATCGCAAAACTCACTCGGATTTG AATGACACAGATTTTAGTGCAAATGTAAATTCATTCGAGACAAAATTCTTTAATGACAGCATTcgtatgaatatttattcGGCCACAACGGAACCAAATGATTGA